From one bacterium Scap17 genomic stretch:
- the purL gene encoding phosphoribosylformylglycinamidine synthase, translating to MLELRGAPALSAFRHTRLLASLRELVPEVESLHAEYLHLAEVDGELSSTDRTTLERLLDYGPSRDESPAEGHLFLVVPRLGTLSPWSSKATDIAANCGLPQVRRLERGIAYRIKLDAPLSEELFATLSSRLHDRMTETVLTRTQDAARLFQHQSPARLAHVDILGGGRDALVTANGTLGLALADDEIDYLVESFKTLGRNPADIELMMFAQANSEHCRHKIFNADWTIDGEAQTHSLFKMIKNTYQNHSDGVLSAYSDNAAVMEGPTAGRYFPTGEGHIYAYHQEPINILMKVETHNHPTAIAPYPGAATGAGGEIRDEGATGVGSKPKAGLTGFSVSNLRIPGFEQPWEHDYGKPERIKTAYDIMLEGPIGGAAFNNEFGRPNLNGYFRTYEQDAFGAGGIERRGYHKPIMLAGGYGNIRSQHVEKGDIPVGAKLIVMGGPAMLIGLGGGAASSMASGSSSEDLDFASVQRDNAEMERRVQEVIDRCWALDDKNPICFIHDVGAGGLSNALPELVKDGGRGGLFDLRAVPSAESGMSPLEIWCNESQERYVLAVAPENLATFEALCKRERCLYAVVGEALEEHELIVKDGHFDTRPVDLPMDVLFGKPPRMSRSFERQTLELPALGLDNLDPREAMTRVLQLPTVASKKFLITIGDRSITGMVARDQMVGPWQVPVADCAVTTSSLDSHVGEAMAMGERTPVALISPAASARLAVAEVITNLAAAPIAKLSDIKLSANWMSAADHTGENQALFDAVHAVGMELCPALDLTIPVGKDSMSMRTAWQDENGEDKSITAPLSLVMTGFAPVTDAMRTLTPQLRRTLNGEAVETDLILIDLGHGAHRLGGSALAQVYGQVGNEAPDLARPEDLKHFFEAIQRFNAEGKLLAYHDRSDGGLLTTLMEMSFAGRVGLDISLDWTAAEPGQATGALFAEELGAVVQVRREHTESILAELKAVGLEHSGVIATPRADEQINITLLGQNLLSTTRASAERLWAETSYRMQAARDNADCAKSEFESINDVRDPGLSVQATFDVNEDIAAPYLNTGARPRMAILREQGVNGQLEMAASFDRAGFEAVDVHMSDILEGRVDLDTMRGLVACGGFSYGDVLGAGGGWAKSVLFNARAREQFERFFNRDDSFALGVCNGCQMLSQLKELIPGAEAWPRFVRNESEQFEARVAMVEVEKSASLFLDGMEGSRLPIAIAHGEGRAEFRDSAHLRKMQSSGQVALRYVDNYGQTTTRYPANPNGSPSGITGLTTDDGRVTIMMPHPERVARAVTNSWRPDDWQQDGAWLRMFRNARRWVD from the coding sequence ATGCTCGAACTGCGAGGCGCGCCTGCCCTTTCCGCCTTCCGTCACACCCGTCTACTGGCTTCGTTACGCGAGCTGGTGCCGGAGGTGGAATCTCTTCATGCCGAGTACCTGCATCTGGCCGAGGTCGATGGTGAACTGAGCAGTACTGACCGGACAACACTGGAGCGCCTGCTGGACTACGGCCCCAGTCGTGACGAGAGCCCTGCTGAGGGACATCTTTTCCTCGTCGTCCCTCGCCTCGGTACCTTGTCTCCCTGGTCTTCCAAGGCCACTGATATCGCCGCCAACTGCGGCCTGCCGCAAGTCCGCCGCCTCGAGCGTGGCATCGCCTACCGCATCAAGCTGGATGCTCCCCTGAGCGAAGAGCTCTTCGCCACGCTGTCCTCCCGACTGCACGACCGCATGACCGAGACAGTGCTGACCCGAACCCAGGACGCCGCACGTCTCTTCCAGCATCAGTCACCCGCCAGGCTTGCCCATGTCGATATCCTCGGCGGCGGTCGCGACGCCCTGGTCACGGCCAACGGCACCCTGGGCCTGGCACTGGCTGACGACGAGATCGATTATCTGGTCGAGTCCTTCAAGACTCTGGGCCGCAACCCTGCCGATATCGAGCTGATGATGTTCGCCCAGGCGAACTCCGAGCATTGCCGCCACAAGATCTTCAATGCGGACTGGACCATCGATGGCGAGGCGCAGACGCACTCGCTGTTCAAGATGATCAAGAACACCTACCAGAATCATTCCGACGGTGTGCTCTCTGCCTACAGTGACAACGCCGCCGTCATGGAAGGTCCGACCGCCGGGCGCTACTTCCCGACAGGCGAAGGCCACATCTATGCCTACCATCAGGAACCGATCAACATCCTGATGAAGGTCGAGACCCACAATCATCCGACGGCCATCGCTCCCTATCCGGGTGCGGCGACCGGCGCTGGCGGCGAGATCCGTGATGAAGGCGCGACAGGTGTCGGCTCCAAGCCGAAAGCCGGCCTGACCGGCTTCAGCGTCTCCAATCTGCGTATCCCGGGCTTCGAACAGCCGTGGGAGCACGACTACGGCAAGCCGGAGCGCATCAAGACCGCCTACGACATCATGCTGGAAGGCCCGATCGGTGGCGCTGCGTTCAACAACGAATTCGGCCGTCCCAACCTCAATGGCTACTTCCGCACCTATGAGCAGGATGCCTTCGGTGCCGGCGGCATCGAGCGTCGCGGCTATCACAAGCCGATCATGCTCGCCGGCGGTTACGGCAACATCCGCAGTCAGCACGTCGAGAAGGGCGACATTCCGGTCGGTGCCAAGCTGATCGTGATGGGCGGCCCGGCGATGCTGATCGGTCTGGGCGGTGGTGCTGCCTCTTCCATGGCCTCGGGTAGCTCCAGCGAAGACCTCGATTTCGCGTCCGTGCAGCGTGACAACGCCGAGATGGAGCGTCGCGTGCAGGAAGTCATCGATCGCTGCTGGGCGCTGGATGACAAGAACCCGATCTGCTTCATCCACGACGTCGGCGCGGGCGGTCTGTCCAATGCACTGCCGGAGCTGGTCAAGGATGGTGGCCGCGGCGGCCTGTTCGATCTGCGCGCCGTACCAAGCGCCGAGTCCGGCATGAGCCCGCTGGAAATCTGGTGCAACGAATCCCAGGAGCGTTACGTGCTGGCGGTGGCGCCGGAGAATCTGGCCACCTTCGAAGCCCTGTGCAAGCGCGAGCGTTGCCTGTACGCCGTGGTCGGTGAAGCCCTCGAGGAGCACGAGCTGATCGTCAAGGATGGTCACTTCGATACACGTCCAGTCGATCTGCCGATGGACGTGCTGTTCGGCAAGCCGCCCAGGATGTCACGCAGCTTCGAGCGCCAGACGCTGGAGCTGCCGGCACTGGGTCTCGACAATCTCGACCCGCGCGAAGCGATGACCCGTGTGCTGCAGCTGCCCACCGTCGCTTCCAAGAAATTCCTGATCACCATCGGCGACCGCTCGATCACCGGCATGGTCGCACGTGACCAGATGGTCGGTCCGTGGCAGGTGCCGGTGGCCGATTGCGCCGTCACCACCAGCTCCCTCGACAGCCATGTCGGTGAAGCGATGGCGATGGGCGAGCGTACGCCGGTCGCACTGATCTCGCCGGCCGCCTCCGCGCGCCTGGCCGTGGCCGAGGTGATCACCAACCTGGCCGCCGCGCCGATCGCCAAGCTGTCTGACATCAAGCTGTCCGCCAACTGGATGAGCGCGGCCGATCATACCGGCGAGAATCAGGCGCTGTTCGATGCCGTCCACGCCGTCGGCATGGAACTGTGCCCGGCGCTGGACCTGACCATTCCGGTCGGCAAGGACTCCATGTCCATGCGCACCGCCTGGCAGGACGAGAACGGCGAAGACAAGTCGATCACCGCACCGCTGTCACTGGTGATGACAGGCTTCGCGCCGGTCACCGATGCCATGCGTACCCTCACGCCGCAGCTGCGTCGCACGCTGAATGGCGAGGCCGTGGAGACGGACCTGATCCTGATCGATCTCGGTCACGGTGCTCACCGCCTCGGCGGCTCCGCGCTGGCGCAGGTCTATGGTCAGGTCGGCAATGAAGCGCCGGATCTCGCCAGGCCGGAAGATCTGAAGCACTTCTTCGAGGCCATCCAGCGCTTCAATGCCGAAGGCAAGCTGCTGGCCTACCACGACCGCAGCGACGGTGGTCTGTTGACCACCCTGATGGAAATGTCCTTCGCCGGACGCGTCGGTCTCGACATCTCCCTCGACTGGACCGCCGCCGAGCCGGGCCAGGCGACTGGCGCACTGTTTGCCGAAGAGCTGGGCGCCGTGGTGCAGGTACGTCGCGAGCATACCGAGTCCATCCTCGCCGAGCTCAAGGCCGTGGGACTCGAGCACAGTGGCGTGATCGCCACGCCGCGTGCCGATGAGCAGATCAACATCACGCTGCTGGGCCAGAACCTGCTCTCCACCACCCGCGCCAGCGCCGAGCGCCTGTGGGCCGAGACCAGCTATCGCATGCAGGCCGCGCGTGACAACGCCGATTGCGCCAAGAGCGAATTCGAGTCCATCAACGATGTGCGTGACCCGGGCCTCTCCGTCCAGGCCACCTTCGACGTCAACGAGGACATCGCGGCGCCGTACCTGAACACCGGCGCACGTCCGCGCATGGCGATCCTGCGCGAGCAGGGCGTCAATGGTCAGCTCGAGATGGCGGCAAGCTTCGACCGCGCCGGTTTCGAGGCCGTCGATGTCCACATGAGCGATATCCTCGAAGGGCGTGTCGATCTGGATACCATGCGGGGGCTGGTCGCCTGTGGCGGCTTCTCCTACGGTGACGTGCTGGGCGCCGGCGGTGGCTGGGCCAAGTCAGTGCTGTTCAATGCGCGTGCGCGTGAGCAGTTCGAGCGCTTCTTCAACCGTGACGACAGCTTCGCGCTGGGCGTCTGCAACGGTTGCCAGATGCTCTCCCAGCTCAAGGAGCTGATTCCGGGTGCCGAGGCCTGGCCGCGCTTCGTGCGCAACGAGTCCGAGCAGTTCGAGGCCCGTGTCGCGATGGTCGAAGTCGAGAAGAGCGCCTCGCTGTTCCTCGATGGCATGGAAGGCTCGCGCCTGCCGATCGCCATCGCGCATGGCGAAGGGCGTGCCGAGTTCCGCGACAGCGCTCACCTGCGCAAGATGCAGAGCAGCGGCCAGGTCGCACTGCGTTACGTCGACAACTACGGCCAGACCACTACGCGTTATCCGGCCAACCCGAATGGCTCGCCGTCCGGTATCACCGGTCTGACCACCGATGATGGTCGCGTGACCATCATGATGCCGCACCCGGAGCGCGTGGCGCGTGCCGTCACCAACTCCTGGCGTCCGGACGACTGGCAGCAGGATGGCGCCTGGTTGCGCATGTTCCGCAATGCCCGTCGCTGGGTCGATTGA
- the mltF gene encoding membrane-bound lytic murein transglycosylase MltF: MLKTSPSSLIPPVRQLLRHARRFFVTALALALLILPERTLIEMPTRLDDVRARDFIQVATRNTPTTFYRGRQGPTGFEYELARDFADYLGVSLSMDSEHNIESLTQSVLNDQADLAAATLPLDLSEQGLRFSRPILELQAMVVYRRGMHPPKELKDLVGKRIGVIKGAGTSLVLREVQQDIPELSWKETGELEVADLLQRIEEDKLDAAVVYSHQFKLNRLFFPNVENGFDVGDPLTLAWAFPAHGDISLLTAANDFLETRRQDGTLDRLVERYFGHDDYLEYVGARTFIRQARDRLPRYIDTFKEAARETGIDWKLLAATGYQESHWQPEATSPTGVRGLMMLTNVTAREMKIANRLDPVQSIDGGSRYLVSIKGRLPDEIKEPDRTWMTLAAYNVGLGHLFDARRIVKMKGGDPNRWKDVREALPLLQNREWYQKVRYGYARGGEPVIYVRNIRRYYEILNYVYRSQQQFYQLDERPITDDEGDSNPFDTVPPIL, translated from the coding sequence ATGCTCAAGACCTCGCCCTCTTCTCTCATTCCGCCCGTGCGACAGCTGCTGCGCCACGCGCGGCGTTTTTTCGTCACGGCACTGGCCCTCGCCTTGCTGATACTGCCCGAGCGCACCCTCATCGAGATGCCTACGCGGCTGGACGATGTCCGTGCGCGCGACTTCATTCAGGTCGCCACACGCAACACCCCCACGACCTTCTATCGTGGCCGTCAGGGGCCTACCGGTTTCGAATACGAACTGGCACGTGACTTCGCCGATTATCTTGGCGTGAGTCTGTCGATGGATTCCGAGCACAATATCGAGAGCCTGACCCAGAGCGTGCTCAATGATCAGGCCGATCTCGCGGCCGCGACCCTACCGCTGGATCTCTCCGAACAGGGCCTGCGCTTCTCACGCCCCATCCTCGAATTGCAGGCGATGGTGGTCTATCGACGCGGCATGCACCCGCCCAAGGAATTGAAGGATCTGGTCGGCAAGCGCATCGGCGTCATCAAGGGCGCCGGCACCAGCCTGGTACTGAGGGAAGTCCAGCAGGACATCCCCGAGCTCAGCTGGAAAGAAACCGGCGAGCTTGAGGTGGCGGATCTGCTGCAACGCATCGAGGAAGACAAGCTGGATGCGGCGGTCGTCTATTCCCATCAATTCAAGCTCAACCGCCTGTTCTTCCCCAATGTGGAGAACGGCTTCGACGTGGGCGACCCTCTGACGCTGGCCTGGGCCTTCCCCGCGCATGGCGACATCTCATTGCTGACCGCCGCCAATGATTTTCTCGAGACACGCCGCCAGGATGGCACCCTCGATCGACTGGTCGAGCGCTATTTCGGCCATGATGATTATCTCGAGTATGTCGGCGCCCGTACCTTCATCCGCCAGGCACGCGATCGCCTGCCACGCTATATCGATACCTTCAAGGAAGCCGCACGCGAAACCGGTATCGACTGGAAACTGCTGGCCGCCACGGGCTATCAGGAATCGCACTGGCAACCCGAGGCCACCTCTCCTACAGGGGTGCGCGGTCTGATGATGCTGACCAATGTGACGGCACGCGAAATGAAGATCGCCAACCGTTTGGACCCCGTTCAGAGCATCGATGGTGGCTCACGCTATCTTGTGAGTATAAAGGGACGCTTGCCGGACGAGATCAAGGAACCGGATCGCACTTGGATGACGCTGGCAGCCTACAATGTCGGCCTGGGTCACCTGTTTGATGCCAGACGGATCGTGAAGATGAAGGGCGGCGACCCGAATCGCTGGAAGGATGTCCGCGAAGCCCTGCCCTTGCTTCAGAATCGTGAGTGGTACCAGAAAGTCCGTTATGGTTATGCACGCGGCGGAGAACCTGTCATCTATGTACGCAATATCCGACGTTATTATGAAATACTGAATTATGTTTACCGTAGCCAGCAGCAGTTCTATCAGCTGGACGAGCGTCCGATTACCGACGACGAAGGCGACAGCAATCCCTTCGATACTGTGCCTCCGATTCTCTGA
- a CDS encoding sensor domain-containing diguanylate cyclase, which yields MTRRLVLMSLSLIAFGIALLGLWPSAGNEANALLLMMLTLQAAGQTAWHWRNTFLSQLFLSASLILNILLICTFLLPESWVGVDHWGGLLINLPGDWHIANIRPPILILFACFGLTTCALLRMRLGFGSAIQLTQVTLLLLFAMTTDASLSVASMVLAGPERITLTSFVSLLLLAQWIDVQPALMHMWRRTIVPLVISSMITLICLLAWQQQSQDENDRINQSTYVLGDKIATELSREINDQLNAMRRFAGFWSLMGQTPTRGEWQRLARSYYKDFDYFQNIAFIDPDSVVSRVFPDKGRNHDVLGVRLLDAQPDTPLRNPLELGIEGHTGIIDLIQGGKGMVSYLPVRDPRDGTILGAIAMVVDLAPLLDRAMDTARNEAFAVTLSERGNIYIHVGPESRLAPWGHRIPIELPATDLTLGLQPTQHFLAATRGRLPEVTLLTGILLAYLLFLVIYMYRRVSQEHGIVKNANDALREEMVRRERLQNEIQWLARHDELTQLPNRRYFLEQVQSFSGKMPLTVMILDIDFFKTVNDKLGHLEGDRYLQKVAAVSRAPVESAGGILARFGGEEFVVCIPECPRAVGRTLAEELRRAVQAAGLPQPATDSVVTVSVGMACVARAPLRLDALLQAADEALYRAKSSGRNQVQVAA from the coding sequence ATGACACGCAGACTCGTCTTGATGTCGCTAAGCCTGATCGCGTTCGGCATCGCCTTGCTGGGGCTCTGGCCGTCTGCCGGCAATGAAGCCAATGCGCTACTGCTGATGATGTTGACCCTGCAAGCCGCCGGCCAGACTGCCTGGCACTGGCGAAATACCTTCCTCAGTCAGCTGTTTCTCAGCGCCTCATTGATCCTCAACATCCTGCTGATCTGTACCTTCCTGCTACCGGAGAGCTGGGTGGGGGTGGACCACTGGGGAGGCCTGCTGATCAATCTGCCGGGCGATTGGCATATCGCCAATATCCGCCCGCCTATCCTGATCCTGTTTGCCTGTTTCGGCCTCACGACCTGCGCCCTGTTGCGCATGCGACTGGGATTCGGCTCTGCCATCCAACTGACGCAAGTCACGCTGTTGCTGCTGTTTGCCATGACGACAGACGCCAGCCTTTCCGTCGCCAGCATGGTACTGGCAGGTCCGGAGCGCATCACGCTGACCAGTTTTGTCAGTCTGCTATTGCTCGCACAATGGATCGATGTGCAGCCGGCACTCATGCATATGTGGCGCCGTACTATCGTACCATTGGTCATCTCCTCCATGATCACCCTGATATGCCTGCTCGCCTGGCAACAGCAGAGCCAGGACGAGAACGATCGCATCAACCAGTCGACCTACGTACTGGGCGACAAGATCGCCACGGAGCTGTCTCGCGAGATCAACGACCAGCTCAATGCGATGCGGCGCTTCGCCGGTTTCTGGAGCCTGATGGGGCAGACACCGACGCGCGGAGAATGGCAGCGTCTGGCACGCAGCTATTACAAGGATTTCGATTACTTCCAGAACATCGCCTTCATCGATCCGGACAGCGTGGTTTCGCGCGTCTTCCCGGACAAAGGGCGCAATCATGACGTGCTGGGCGTACGCCTGCTGGATGCTCAACCGGACACGCCGCTGCGCAATCCGCTGGAACTCGGCATCGAGGGCCATACCGGCATCATCGACCTGATTCAGGGCGGCAAGGGCATGGTGTCCTACCTGCCGGTGCGTGACCCTCGCGATGGCACCATTCTGGGGGCGATCGCCATGGTGGTGGACCTGGCCCCTCTGCTCGACAGAGCCATGGACACGGCACGCAATGAGGCATTTGCGGTCACCCTGTCAGAGCGTGGCAACATCTATATCCATGTCGGCCCCGAAAGTCGTCTGGCGCCCTGGGGACATCGCATTCCCATCGAGCTACCCGCCACCGACCTGACACTGGGCCTGCAGCCGACACAGCACTTCCTGGCAGCCACTCGTGGTCGTCTGCCGGAAGTGACATTGCTGACGGGGATTCTGTTGGCTTACCTGCTCTTTCTCGTGATCTACATGTATCGCCGCGTCTCGCAGGAGCACGGCATCGTCAAGAATGCCAACGATGCACTACGCGAAGAGATGGTGCGGCGAGAGCGACTGCAGAACGAGATCCAGTGGCTGGCGCGCCACGACGAGCTGACCCAGCTGCCCAATCGTCGCTATTTCCTCGAGCAGGTGCAGAGCTTCAGCGGCAAGATGCCTCTGACGGTCATGATCCTGGATATCGACTTCTTCAAGACGGTCAATGACAAACTGGGACACTTGGAGGGAGATCGCTACCTGCAGAAAGTTGCCGCCGTCTCACGGGCGCCCGTGGAGTCTGCCGGCGGCATACTGGCGCGCTTCGGTGGTGAGGAATTCGTGGTCTGCATCCCGGAATGTCCGCGTGCGGTCGGCCGCACGCTGGCAGAAGAGCTGCGGCGTGCCGTGCAGGCGGCAGGGTTGCCACAGCCCGCCACGGACAGCGTCGTCACGGTATCCGTGGGGATGGCATGCGTGGCGCGCGCTCCGTTGCGGCTGGATGCACTGCTGCAGGCAGCGGATGAGGCGCTGTATCGCGCCAAGTCCAGTGGTCGCAATCAGGTTCAGGTCGCTGCCTGA
- a CDS encoding nucleoside deaminase, whose protein sequence is MHRALDQARLAFEAGEVPVGAVVVNPQGDIIGTGYNAPVSTPDPTAHAEVQALRAAAARLGNYRLDDCTLYVTLEPCMMCSGALIHARVKRVVYGAAEPKTGMVESRANLFAQPWHNHHVEVEGGLLAAHAKRLLKSFFAERRGELPR, encoded by the coding sequence ATGCACCGCGCGCTGGACCAGGCGCGGCTGGCATTCGAGGCTGGCGAGGTGCCTGTCGGCGCGGTGGTGGTCAATCCCCAGGGCGACATCATCGGCACTGGCTACAATGCGCCAGTCAGCACCCCCGACCCGACAGCACATGCCGAGGTGCAGGCCTTGCGCGCGGCGGCGGCCCGACTCGGCAACTATCGTCTCGACGATTGCACGCTGTATGTGACGCTGGAACCCTGCATGATGTGCAGTGGTGCCTTGATCCACGCGCGGGTGAAGCGGGTCGTCTACGGGGCTGCCGAGCCCAAGACCGGCATGGTGGAATCGCGTGCCAACCTGTTTGCACAGCCCTGGCACAACCATCACGTCGAGGTGGAAGGGGGGCTATTGGCCGCGCACGCCAAGCGCTTGCTCAAATCGTTCTTCGCTGAGCGGCGCGGTGAGCTTCCTCGCTGA